A window from Chitinophaga filiformis encodes these proteins:
- a CDS encoding alpha/beta fold hydrolase gives MNAQQEQTGRYATVNGLNMYYEIHGKGAPLVLIHGGGSTIASNYGRILPELAQSNQVIAIELQAHGHTKDIDRPLSFEQDADDVAALLKQLHVEKADIMGFSNGATTTLQIAIRHPELVNKIILASALYKRDGMMDGFFEGMEHATFEQMPQPLKDAYLKANPDPKGLDAMFHRDVARMVGFKDISDELIKKIQVPALVINGDAEAIKAEHAFRLSRTLPHAQLAILPGGHGDYIGEICAPDKDSKIPDLVVAMIEKFLKG, from the coding sequence ATGAATGCACAACAAGAACAGACAGGGCGTTATGCCACAGTAAATGGTTTGAACATGTATTATGAGATCCATGGCAAGGGGGCGCCCCTCGTACTGATCCATGGCGGAGGTTCCACCATCGCATCAAACTATGGCCGGATTCTGCCGGAACTGGCTCAATCCAATCAGGTCATTGCCATAGAATTACAGGCGCATGGACATACGAAAGACATCGATCGCCCATTAAGCTTCGAACAGGATGCTGATGATGTAGCGGCACTGCTAAAACAACTGCATGTTGAAAAAGCTGATATCATGGGCTTCAGTAACGGCGCTACAACAACCCTGCAGATTGCGATCCGTCATCCGGAGCTGGTGAACAAAATTATACTTGCGTCCGCCCTTTATAAAAGGGATGGCATGATGGATGGCTTCTTTGAAGGTATGGAGCATGCCACCTTTGAACAGATGCCACAACCACTGAAAGATGCTTACCTGAAAGCCAATCCTGACCCTAAGGGACTGGACGCCATGTTTCACCGGGATGTAGCCAGAATGGTGGGGTTCAAAGACATCAGCGATGAGCTGATCAAAAAGATCCAGGTCCCGGCGCTGGTAATAAATGGTGATGCCGAGGCAATAAAGGCAGAACATGCGTTCAGGCTATCACGTACATTACCGCATGCTCAGCTGGCAATATTACCCGGCGGACATGGTGATTACATCGGGGAGATCTGCGCGCCGGACAAGGACAGTAAAATACCGGATCTGGTAGTGGCGATGATCGAAAAATTCCTGAAGGGTTAG
- a CDS encoding SDR family oxidoreductase has protein sequence MTTEVKGKNTVIVNPVEQYPQPEFIEQEQELPGSEQKMNPRPDHGENTYKGSGKLVGRKAIITGADSGIGKAIAIAYAREGADVLISYLSEEEDAKETAAYVEKEGRKAILFPGDISSEEHCKEMVDRAVREFGGLDILVNNAAFQVAHESLQEISSEEWDKTLRVNVTAMFYLCKAAEPHLQPGSAVINTTSVNAYTPKPTLIPYTVTKAAIQNFTATLAQLWGEKGIRVNCVAPGPIWTPLIPASFSAEETAKFGSQTPMKRPGQPAELAPVYVLLASQEASYMSGATVPVTGGMPTI, from the coding sequence ATGACAACGGAAGTAAAAGGGAAAAATACAGTCATCGTTAACCCGGTTGAACAATATCCTCAACCCGAATTTATCGAACAGGAACAGGAATTGCCAGGTTCAGAACAAAAAATGAATCCCAGACCTGACCATGGTGAGAATACCTATAAAGGAAGTGGTAAGCTAGTAGGAAGAAAGGCCATCATTACCGGTGCTGACTCCGGCATAGGAAAGGCAATCGCCATTGCATATGCCAGGGAGGGAGCGGACGTGCTCATCTCTTACCTGAGTGAGGAGGAAGATGCAAAAGAAACGGCTGCTTATGTGGAAAAGGAAGGCAGAAAGGCAATTCTCTTCCCGGGCGACATCAGCAGCGAAGAGCATTGTAAGGAAATGGTAGACAGGGCGGTACGTGAGTTCGGCGGATTGGACATCCTGGTGAACAATGCCGCTTTTCAGGTAGCACACGAGTCCCTGCAGGAGATATCCAGCGAGGAATGGGATAAGACACTCCGGGTGAATGTGACCGCCATGTTTTACCTGTGTAAAGCGGCAGAGCCTCATCTGCAACCCGGCAGCGCTGTCATCAATACGACCTCTGTCAATGCATACACTCCCAAACCGACGCTCATTCCATACACAGTAACCAAGGCGGCGATTCAGAACTTTACCGCTACCCTGGCCCAACTGTGGGGTGAAAAAGGTATCCGGGTGAATTGTGTTGCGCCGGGACCTATCTGGACGCCACTAATACCAGCCAGCTTCTCAGCTGAAGAAACAGCCAAGTTTGGTTCTCAGACACCCATGAAGCGCCCCGGTCAGCCGGCAGAACTTGCGCCTGTATATGTATTACTGGCGTCTCAGGAAGCCAGCTATATGTCAGGCGCTACAGTACCGGTGACGGGAGGAATGCCTACTATTTAA
- a CDS encoding RagB/SusD family nutrient uptake outer membrane protein, translated as MKQASVKIYFTGVLCLWAFFTSSCMKDLLNRDPTTELGTASFWKTEADATYALMGAYADIRPLFDRDYYFDGQGEYIRTRGTSTASGNLQKGDAYNGGDYSPSGYGDNFDKMYERLYGGVHRANYVIENVRKMLPAASETSLPQLERIVGEARLLRAIVYFRLISMWGDVPYIDHVIYDNAEVANQTRTPLKQVKDSIIADLTYAFDKLPARAQEQGRASKPAALAFRGKVQLFWACWNKFGWPELDTFTPDENEGNAAYKAAADDFAKVINDYGLTLFRGGEPGECDEPGKADKLPNYYYLFTPVANGDAEMIMAFTHGGTGTNQGEELMRDVAGRSHEGSQCWVSPRYEIADRYQSTITGDFADKLIPMSPTTPGARTALNSAINPQSYANRDYRMKSSIMWDYEVSVGMISLKSTGWVPFIYKTWNQPVTINGVQYTTYNTDGCNSGYVLRKFLRNTAGLGRSDGTYSYPVMRLADVYLMYAEATNAVNGPQADAIALVNRIRHRGNLPPLAADKTASKEAFFSAIEQERIVELFGEGQRAFDLRRWRAIERVWNPPYGNGVWRIDTYGAQASRYFQNMSEREYQQCYIFRIPPGERNRNPNLTQNTPWL; from the coding sequence ATGAAACAAGCAAGTGTTAAAATATATTTCACCGGTGTGTTGTGCCTGTGGGCTTTCTTTACCAGCAGCTGTATGAAGGACCTGTTGAACAGGGACCCGACCACCGAGCTGGGAACAGCATCTTTCTGGAAAACAGAGGCAGATGCAACTTATGCCCTTATGGGCGCCTATGCCGATATCAGACCGCTGTTTGACCGCGATTACTATTTTGACGGACAGGGGGAATATATCAGGACCCGCGGCACCAGTACCGCCAGCGGCAATCTGCAGAAAGGCGATGCCTACAATGGAGGCGATTACAGTCCTTCGGGTTATGGCGACAACTTCGACAAAATGTATGAGCGTCTCTATGGCGGCGTACATCGCGCCAATTACGTCATTGAGAATGTGAGGAAGATGCTGCCGGCAGCGAGTGAAACATCATTGCCACAACTGGAAAGAATAGTGGGAGAAGCCCGCCTGCTCAGGGCGATAGTCTATTTCCGGCTGATCTCCATGTGGGGGGATGTGCCTTATATAGATCATGTGATATACGATAACGCAGAAGTGGCTAACCAGACCCGTACACCGCTGAAACAGGTGAAAGATTCAATTATCGCTGATCTCACCTATGCGTTTGATAAATTGCCCGCGCGGGCGCAGGAGCAGGGCCGGGCTTCAAAACCGGCGGCGCTGGCTTTCCGAGGTAAAGTGCAATTATTCTGGGCCTGCTGGAACAAATTTGGCTGGCCTGAACTGGACACCTTCACGCCGGATGAAAACGAGGGCAATGCCGCCTACAAAGCAGCGGCGGATGATTTTGCCAAAGTGATCAATGACTATGGCCTTACGCTTTTCAGGGGAGGAGAACCTGGTGAATGTGATGAACCGGGGAAGGCTGACAAACTGCCGAATTACTATTATCTGTTCACGCCTGTGGCCAACGGAGATGCTGAAATGATCATGGCCTTTACACATGGTGGTACGGGTACCAACCAGGGGGAAGAGCTGATGCGTGATGTAGCCGGCCGCTCACATGAAGGTTCCCAGTGCTGGGTATCTCCCCGTTATGAAATTGCAGACAGGTACCAATCGACCATTACAGGCGATTTTGCGGACAAACTGATTCCGATGAGCCCAACTACGCCCGGCGCAAGAACTGCTCTTAATTCGGCTATAAATCCCCAAAGCTACGCAAACCGCGATTATAGGATGAAGTCGTCCATTATGTGGGACTATGAGGTGAGCGTGGGTATGATCTCTTTAAAATCGACCGGATGGGTCCCATTCATTTACAAGACCTGGAATCAGCCCGTTACGATCAATGGCGTTCAATACACCACCTACAATACGGATGGCTGTAATTCGGGTTATGTGCTGCGCAAGTTCCTCCGTAACACCGCAGGGCTGGGCCGCAGCGATGGTACTTATAGCTATCCGGTGATGCGCCTGGCGGATGTATACCTGATGTATGCAGAGGCGACGAATGCGGTGAACGGTCCGCAGGCAGATGCGATTGCCCTGGTGAACAGGATACGCCATCGCGGGAACCTGCCACCACTGGCGGCAGATAAAACTGCCAGCAAGGAGGCATTTTTCAGCGCTATCGAACAGGAACGTATCGTGGAACTGTTCGGCGAGGGGCAACGGGCATTTGACCTCCGCAGATGGAGGGCTATAGAGAGAGTATGGAATCCGCCCTACGGTAATGGCGTATGGCGTATCGATACCTACGGTGCACAGGCGTCCCGTTACTTCCAGAACATGTCTGAGCGGGAGTATCAGCAGTGTTACATTTTCAGGATCCCGCCGGGCGAGCGTAACAGGAACCCTAACCTGACACAGAATACGCCCTGGCTCTAA
- a CDS encoding RNA polymerase sigma factor, protein MELPENESLIRQLNEGNERAFNRLFELYASDVKACALYYLRNAEDAEDIVQELFLEIWRRKGTLRIRGDLRSYLISATYNKSITKSGRNKRYEQKKQQYSEDIEPYGVELLPFDRESERMEQIKQVLKKVPKKSREAFEMIHFQQLSYKEASAKTGVTEATLKSHVQNAANFIRKELGSEKKNRGGSKKILILFIYFLSQACL, encoded by the coding sequence ATGGAACTACCAGAGAACGAATCGTTGATCAGGCAGCTAAATGAGGGCAACGAGAGGGCCTTTAACCGGCTCTTTGAGCTGTATGCCAGCGATGTCAAAGCATGTGCACTTTATTACCTCAGAAACGCGGAGGATGCGGAAGACATTGTACAGGAACTGTTTCTTGAAATATGGAGAAGAAAGGGCACCCTGAGGATCAGGGGTGACCTCAGGTCCTATCTTATTTCTGCAACGTACAATAAAAGTATAACCAAGTCCGGGAGAAACAAGCGTTACGAGCAGAAGAAACAGCAGTATTCAGAGGATATAGAACCGTACGGGGTGGAACTGTTGCCTTTTGACCGGGAAAGCGAAAGGATGGAACAGATAAAGCAGGTCTTGAAAAAGGTGCCGAAAAAGAGCCGGGAGGCGTTTGAAATGATCCATTTTCAGCAATTGAGCTATAAAGAGGCCTCTGCGAAGACAGGAGTAACGGAGGCGACCCTGAAGAGCCATGTACAGAATGCGGCGAATTTCATCCGGAAAGAACTCGGTTCGGAGAAGAAAAACAGGGGAGGCTCAAAAAAAATTTTAATTCTTTTCATCTATTTCTTATCCCAGGCTTGTCTATAA
- a CDS encoding DUF4466 family protein, with the protein MNIKYVGYTLWFFSICVLVAGCKDDKYAVPSPKNELQNDCIKRTLGPNVAGLKIEFAYAIALPAAKGKIVSAQVEASIAGDAATYLENKSYYTNGSGEDVGIPIGDPSVNEGPLTKVAFTKDTNAVTLRYYYVIPRAAQGKEVKFTFSARSSNGETVSYTMGPYTISKMDMVLDLPVKNGDACFISIADMAVYNATDAAANAGKIDLVYLYRAISGISFNHALVAPAADTAYLPGVVLPTGVNRDTKIRKTWNLRDFHLARLQYGVYIDDLDFQQLDMKDAPDYAINLKTEAGAWIETADGKYRAYIFMNKADDGKKSATISIKRYTLK; encoded by the coding sequence ATGAACATTAAATATGTTGGATATACACTGTGGTTCTTCTCGATCTGTGTTTTGGTGGCAGGGTGTAAGGACGACAAATACGCCGTTCCGTCGCCTAAGAATGAGTTGCAGAACGACTGTATCAAAAGAACACTGGGACCGAATGTGGCGGGCCTGAAAATAGAGTTTGCCTATGCCATAGCGCTTCCTGCTGCAAAAGGAAAGATCGTGTCTGCACAGGTGGAAGCTTCGATTGCAGGAGATGCGGCCACTTACCTGGAGAATAAGTCCTATTACACAAATGGTAGTGGTGAAGACGTGGGTATTCCCATCGGAGATCCCTCTGTGAATGAAGGGCCGCTTACAAAAGTGGCATTTACAAAAGATACCAATGCGGTGACGCTGAGGTATTATTATGTGATACCCAGGGCCGCGCAGGGTAAAGAAGTGAAGTTCACTTTCTCTGCCAGGAGCAGTAACGGGGAAACAGTGTCTTATACAATGGGGCCTTATACTATTTCCAAAATGGATATGGTGCTCGATCTGCCGGTGAAGAACGGAGATGCCTGTTTCATTTCCATTGCAGATATGGCGGTATATAATGCGACAGATGCCGCCGCGAATGCCGGCAAAATTGACCTTGTTTACCTGTACAGGGCTATTTCGGGTATCTCATTTAATCATGCACTGGTAGCGCCGGCTGCTGATACTGCTTATCTTCCGGGCGTGGTATTGCCCACCGGGGTGAACAGGGACACGAAGATCCGCAAGACCTGGAACCTGCGCGACTTCCATCTTGCGCGGCTGCAGTATGGCGTTTATATTGACGACCTGGATTTCCAGCAGCTGGATATGAAAGATGCGCCTGATTATGCTATCAATCTTAAAACAGAGGCAGGCGCCTGGATTGAAACAGCGGATGGGAAATACCGTGCTTATATTTTTATGAATAAGGCTGATGATGGCAAGAAGAGCGCCACCATCAGCATCAAACGTTACACACTTAAATAA
- a CDS encoding carboxylesterase/lipase family protein — protein MNCSAAIRVVFTFLISCLLLRCTHVSGQDPVVKTTGGYIRGIQEKGIFVFKGVPFAAPPVGDLRFKAPKPVHPWKDTLSCTQFGAVAAQYAGDTRTVKGDENCLQLNIYTPALRPAKKLPVLVWVHGGGMTGGSGIGQNGHSFSHHDSIITITINYRLGIFGFLYLNDVPGYQTAGNNAVLDCIMALKWIKENIKAFGGDASRVTVIGESAGAKLTSSLLVTAAAKGYFSQLILESGAINCIRDTITAKAIRKRLMDTLGISNPVELLQLPTATLINAQAKVLGGAKGTNYFGPVQDGILIKEDALAYIRHHPDKHVRVLLGTNKAEALLFMNTDKRLYAPDSTVLSDWFGDNYKYSYKAWRSIHHLPPDTAAIVTLSRYMYQLHTYRLAKALAAGGYQAWMYSFEQPNKGAPATHAEELQYVWYEAGQGSPGNLPLAVLIHQHWVDFIKGHAHWHKYDSRRRGMIYAEESREGVMDDYEDPGHPTMGFILH, from the coding sequence ATGAATTGTTCCGCCGCCATAAGAGTTGTGTTCACGTTCCTTATTTCCTGCCTGTTATTGCGATGTACCCATGTATCCGGACAAGATCCTGTTGTAAAAACAACGGGAGGATATATCCGGGGAATACAGGAGAAAGGCATCTTCGTCTTCAAAGGCGTGCCTTTTGCAGCGCCACCTGTGGGCGATCTGCGCTTTAAAGCGCCTAAGCCGGTACATCCCTGGAAGGATACACTTTCCTGCACGCAATTTGGCGCTGTAGCAGCGCAATATGCGGGAGATACCAGGACAGTAAAAGGTGATGAAAATTGCCTGCAGCTGAACATATATACACCTGCTTTAAGACCCGCCAAAAAATTACCGGTACTCGTATGGGTACACGGCGGCGGTATGACCGGCGGCAGTGGTATAGGCCAGAACGGGCATTCCTTTTCCCATCACGATAGCATCATTACCATCACCATCAACTACCGTCTCGGCATATTTGGCTTTTTGTACCTGAATGATGTGCCGGGGTATCAGACAGCTGGTAATAATGCAGTGCTGGATTGTATCATGGCCCTGAAATGGATCAAAGAGAATATTAAAGCTTTTGGTGGAGACGCTTCACGCGTGACCGTCATCGGGGAATCAGCCGGCGCAAAACTGACCTCCTCGTTACTCGTAACGGCTGCCGCAAAAGGATACTTCAGCCAGCTGATCCTGGAAAGCGGTGCGATAAACTGCATTCGCGATACGATCACGGCAAAAGCCATTCGTAAACGCCTGATGGATACATTGGGTATTTCCAATCCTGTGGAACTCCTGCAACTACCAACAGCCACCCTCATTAATGCGCAGGCTAAAGTATTAGGCGGCGCCAAAGGCACTAATTATTTCGGACCTGTTCAGGATGGCATACTTATCAAAGAGGATGCATTAGCATATATCAGGCATCACCCTGATAAGCATGTCCGTGTATTGTTGGGCACCAATAAGGCGGAAGCTTTACTCTTTATGAATACCGATAAGCGGCTATACGCACCGGATTCAACGGTGTTGAGCGATTGGTTCGGTGACAATTACAAATACAGTTACAAAGCCTGGCGGTCCATTCACCATCTTCCTCCGGATACAGCGGCAATCGTTACGCTCAGCAGATACATGTACCAGTTACATACCTATCGGCTCGCTAAGGCACTCGCCGCAGGTGGCTACCAGGCATGGATGTATTCTTTCGAACAGCCCAATAAAGGCGCTCCTGCTACCCACGCGGAAGAGCTCCAATATGTATGGTATGAAGCTGGTCAGGGTAGCCCCGGTAATCTTCCCCTGGCCGTGCTGATACATCAGCACTGGGTAGATTTTATAAAAGGCCATGCGCACTGGCACAAATACGACAGCAGGCGCCGGGGCATGATCTATGCGGAAGAAAGTCGTGAAGGGGTGATGGATGATTACGAGGATCCGGGCCATCCAACAATGGGATTTATACTACATTAA
- a CDS encoding SusC/RagA family TonB-linked outer membrane protein, whose product MINHLLPRGQGVRWLHAGSMLPVLLLSAGSFTSVAATNLPGPATSYFQDSTQHRIINGRVTDVNQQPLPGVSVSLQGTSSGTVTNEGGYYTLRVTASKGTLIFSSMGFQKKEFPFSGQAKFNVVLESDQKALGEVVVVGYGTQKKVNLVGSVSVVKMDEKITSRALPNTSSALSGLAPGLAVTQSSGMAGNNAASLIIRGLGTVNNASPLVVVDGMPDVDINRINMNDIETISILKDATSAAVYGSRAANGVILITTKSGKGQKKTTINFSGGYSVEVPTRSYDFMADYARALTLHQRAAAVNTLREYYTFKDGTIDQWMAMSMVDPLRFPNTDWWEVIMRNGSLQNYNLSASGGTENSNFFISAGIMNEKGLQINNDYKRYNVRFNYDNKLRKNINAGLRFNGNWSKYTYALADGYTDDDASNTAGFDLQYAIAGITPYDPLTGYYGGVMAYNEDPQAYNPYTVYQNMLNRQNRQEANAMAYVDWEPVKGLTGRVDYTLNYYNQFRWNANIPNRSFNFQTGTFGSRVYVGENAGVGNYTNTGYKTMLNGRLNYQHSFGSNHEISLLGVYSEEFWYDRYQGTSRNDRLYPTLHEVDAALTDIQSTGGNSSTEGLRSYIGRVNYTAFGKYLFEADFRYDGSSRFLPGHQYGFFPSVALGWRFTEEGFINAFTKRILSSGKLRFSYGGLGNNSGVGRYEQQGTLAASNYMIDGTIVKGFVNQKMVNKDLSWESTKVLNIGLDLGFFDNRLTAELDYYNRLTTGMNRPSEMSILLTGAYNAPRKNIGNLRNQGVELNLIWSDKVGELKYGFGFNASYNTTTLEKWNEFLGRGWVFLDMPYHFLYTYEDAGIAQTWQDVYSHTPQGASPGDLIRKDLNGDGRIDGNDMKAYPNVQRDRPTTIAALNTSLSWKGIDLSFLITGATGRKDFWINNYNNINFGLQRYASSWNHWNNPWSVENRDGEWPRLGGSNNRVETSFWLDNLSYIRFKNIMLSYSFPKKWLERIGLAGFRIYGATENIATITSFRGLDPELTGNRSNAYPLNRSYAVGLNMSL is encoded by the coding sequence ATGATTAATCATTTACTCCCACGGGGACAGGGGGTGCGATGGCTCCATGCCGGAAGTATGCTACCTGTTCTCCTCCTTTCAGCAGGATCATTTACATCTGTTGCTGCTACCAATTTGCCAGGGCCTGCCACTAGTTATTTCCAGGACAGTACACAACACAGAATTATCAACGGGCGTGTTACAGATGTGAATCAGCAACCATTGCCGGGCGTCAGTGTATCGCTCCAGGGTACCTCCTCCGGTACCGTTACAAATGAAGGCGGTTATTATACCCTGCGTGTAACTGCCAGCAAGGGGACGCTCATATTTTCCTCCATGGGATTTCAGAAAAAGGAATTTCCTTTTTCCGGTCAGGCTAAATTCAACGTCGTGCTTGAATCCGATCAGAAAGCGCTGGGGGAAGTGGTTGTAGTAGGATACGGCACCCAAAAGAAAGTGAACCTGGTGGGTTCTGTTTCTGTCGTGAAGATGGATGAGAAGATCACCAGCAGGGCATTGCCTAATACCTCTTCCGCCCTGTCAGGTCTTGCACCCGGACTGGCAGTAACACAATCTTCCGGGATGGCAGGAAACAATGCAGCAAGCCTGATCATCCGCGGATTGGGTACAGTGAATAATGCCAGTCCGCTGGTAGTCGTAGACGGTATGCCCGATGTGGACATCAACCGCATCAATATGAACGATATCGAGACCATCTCCATTTTAAAAGATGCTACTTCCGCCGCTGTTTACGGTTCCAGGGCTGCGAACGGGGTGATCCTGATCACCACCAAATCGGGGAAAGGACAAAAGAAAACAACGATCAATTTTTCAGGGGGCTACAGTGTTGAAGTGCCTACCCGCTCTTACGATTTCATGGCTGACTATGCCCGGGCGTTGACCCTGCATCAGCGTGCGGCCGCAGTGAACACACTCCGCGAGTATTATACGTTTAAGGACGGTACCATAGACCAGTGGATGGCCATGAGCATGGTAGACCCCTTGCGCTTTCCCAATACAGACTGGTGGGAGGTGATCATGCGTAATGGCAGTCTTCAAAATTATAACCTCTCTGCATCAGGAGGGACAGAGAATTCCAACTTCTTCATCTCCGCAGGTATCATGAATGAAAAGGGATTGCAGATCAACAACGACTACAAACGATACAATGTCCGTTTCAATTATGATAATAAACTGCGTAAAAACATAAATGCGGGCCTGCGGTTCAATGGCAACTGGTCCAAGTACACCTATGCCCTGGCAGATGGCTACACAGATGATGATGCTTCCAATACGGCCGGCTTCGATCTGCAATACGCCATTGCGGGCATTACGCCCTACGATCCCCTGACGGGATATTATGGCGGCGTAATGGCTTACAATGAAGATCCGCAGGCATATAATCCGTATACAGTATACCAGAACATGCTGAACCGCCAGAACAGGCAGGAGGCAAATGCAATGGCATATGTGGATTGGGAACCTGTCAAAGGACTTACGGGGCGCGTGGATTATACACTGAACTATTATAACCAGTTCCGCTGGAATGCCAATATTCCCAACCGCTCCTTTAACTTTCAGACAGGCACCTTTGGCAGCCGTGTATACGTGGGCGAAAACGCCGGCGTGGGTAACTATACGAATACCGGCTATAAGACCATGCTGAACGGACGCCTGAACTATCAGCATAGCTTTGGTTCCAATCATGAGATCAGCCTGTTGGGCGTATATAGTGAGGAATTCTGGTACGACCGCTACCAGGGTACTTCCCGTAATGACAGGTTATACCCTACCTTACACGAAGTAGATGCCGCGCTGACGGATATACAGTCGACCGGAGGTAACTCCAGTACCGAAGGATTACGCTCTTATATCGGTCGTGTGAACTACACTGCTTTCGGCAAGTACCTGTTTGAAGCGGACTTCCGTTACGATGGTTCCTCCCGTTTCCTGCCGGGACATCAGTACGGCTTTTTCCCCTCTGTGGCTTTAGGATGGCGTTTTACGGAAGAGGGCTTTATCAATGCTTTCACAAAGCGTATCCTCAGTAGTGGTAAACTTCGCTTCTCTTACGGCGGTTTAGGTAACAATAGTGGAGTAGGCCGTTATGAACAACAGGGTACGCTGGCCGCAAGTAACTATATGATAGACGGTACTATCGTGAAAGGATTTGTTAACCAGAAGATGGTGAACAAGGACCTGTCATGGGAATCGACCAAGGTGCTGAATATAGGTCTGGACCTGGGTTTCTTTGACAACCGCCTGACGGCCGAACTGGATTATTATAATCGCCTGACCACGGGCATGAACCGTCCCTCCGAAATGTCTATCCTGCTGACAGGAGCATATAATGCGCCGCGCAAGAACATCGGTAACCTGCGCAACCAGGGTGTTGAGCTCAATCTCATCTGGTCGGACAAGGTGGGAGAGCTGAAATATGGATTCGGTTTTAATGCATCTTACAACACCACTACACTGGAGAAATGGAACGAGTTCCTGGGGCGGGGATGGGTGTTCCTCGACATGCCATATCATTTCCTGTACACGTATGAAGACGCGGGTATCGCTCAGACCTGGCAGGACGTGTATAGCCATACACCACAGGGCGCCTCTCCCGGAGATCTTATCCGTAAAGATCTGAACGGCGACGGGCGTATTGATGGTAATGATATGAAGGCCTATCCGAATGTACAGCGTGACAGACCTACCACTATTGCTGCATTGAATACAAGCCTTTCGTGGAAAGGTATTGACCTGTCATTCCTCATCACGGGGGCTACCGGACGGAAGGATTTCTGGATCAACAACTACAATAATATCAACTTCGGTTTACAACGCTATGCTTCGAGCTGGAATCACTGGAACAATCCGTGGTCGGTGGAGAACCGCGACGGTGAGTGGCCCCGCCTGGGAGGAAGTAACAACAGGGTGGAAACCAGTTTCTGGCTGGATAATCTCAGTTATATCCGCTTTAAGAACATTATGCTGAGTTACAGCTTCCCTAAGAAGTGGCTGGAGAGGATCGGCCTCGCGGGCTTCCGCATTTATGGTGCAACTGAGAATATAGCCACTATCACTTCTTTCCGCGGACTTGATCCCGAGCTGACGGGTAACAGAAGTAATGCCTATCCGCTGAACAGATCTTATGCAGTGGGTTTAAACATGAGTTTATAA
- a CDS encoding FecR family protein, with translation MKNKNLKTEALIIAEITGSITSEEREELQELMRTSSEVRALSEHMHRVLDPQISEIRKIRTTSAEKIIELGNAQLHKRGKIRRIAVVSLAAACMVGTLFTVLYYFGQKSKPEALFAKGQSVWLDLNRKVIALNGQGGEIDASGSFAYNGDETLQLAAVVGGNDSIKLIVPWGREYKIKLNDGTLVHMNSGSVLSWKPGFGKGKREVSLRGEAFLEVAENVQMPFIVRLQNEEVVEVLGTSFNVKAYNETGLQVSLFTGNIHVKGKGGSVNLRPGQEAIYDKKEQLQVQPFDSLQVQKWRARVTDLQDAGIADIKKEVIRIYGENVEFDPAITERRTRVAIDRELPAEVFLKQYALVNGLRYSKEQGVHRLSLPDDK, from the coding sequence ATGAAAAATAAGAACTTGAAAACAGAAGCCCTCATAATTGCCGAAATAACCGGATCTATCACCAGTGAAGAGCGTGAAGAGCTACAGGAGTTAATGAGAACCTCTTCCGAGGTGAGAGCACTGTCGGAGCACATGCACAGGGTCCTGGATCCGCAGATCAGTGAGATTCGTAAAATAAGGACCACTTCTGCAGAAAAGATCATTGAATTGGGGAATGCCCAGCTACATAAAAGGGGAAAGATACGCCGGATAGCAGTCGTTTCACTGGCAGCTGCCTGTATGGTAGGTACGCTTTTTACGGTGCTCTACTATTTTGGACAAAAAAGCAAACCGGAGGCCTTGTTTGCAAAGGGGCAGAGTGTATGGCTGGACCTTAACAGGAAAGTGATAGCGCTGAATGGCCAGGGTGGTGAGATAGATGCCAGCGGGTCATTTGCATATAACGGAGATGAAACATTGCAGCTTGCAGCCGTTGTTGGCGGAAATGACAGTATTAAGCTGATCGTACCCTGGGGACGGGAATATAAAATTAAACTGAATGATGGTACGCTTGTGCATATGAACTCGGGTTCCGTGCTTAGCTGGAAGCCTGGTTTCGGAAAGGGAAAGCGTGAAGTATCATTACGTGGAGAGGCCTTCCTGGAGGTGGCGGAAAATGTGCAGATGCCATTCATTGTTCGCCTGCAGAATGAGGAGGTGGTTGAGGTGCTGGGCACCAGTTTTAATGTGAAAGCTTATAATGAGACGGGTTTACAGGTGTCTTTGTTCACCGGTAATATCCACGTGAAAGGAAAGGGAGGAAGTGTAAATCTCAGACCCGGACAGGAGGCTATTTATGATAAAAAGGAACAGCTGCAGGTCCAGCCGTTCGATTCCTTACAGGTACAGAAATGGCGGGCCCGTGTGACCGATCTGCAGGATGCAGGTATAGCCGATATTAAGAAAGAGGTGATAAGGATCTATGGAGAAAATGTTGAATTTGATCCGGCCATCACCGAGAGACGGACAAGGGTTGCCATTGATCGTGAATTGCCTGCAGAGGTGTTTTTAAAACAATATGCGCTGGTAAATGGTCTCAGGTATTCGAAGGAGCAAGGTGTACATCGTTTATCGTTACCAGATGATAAGTGA